From one Spartobacteria bacterium genomic stretch:
- a CDS encoding phospholipid carrier-dependent glycosyltransferase, giving the protein MSIFQNFTVGQQVEFVFAALMILMSGWSYMRQRDGLALLFLTLGGLLLRVAVISFDPFINEWDERFHALVAKNMLEHPFVPMLIKNPVLAFDYTDWTSNHVWLHNPPLFLWIIALSYKVFGINEMALRIPSLLMSSLLIPIIYRMGLICANRAVAYAAAFLYSVSLYSLLLLTGFINLDHNDIAFVFFVTLSIWCFFEYWTSKKWVWLIPLGVTAGAAALTKWLTGFLIFGGWGIAVLCDAQERTKPSAYLKIVLSFFFGLFVFLPWQIYAMKTYPAEYAFVREYYTMHVQHALDGHTGTIWFHFDMFKEQYGRVAYYLIIPALILFLIKLRNRGLAVAGGFCIGVVYVFFSFFVKTKMSGFCYIVCSLMYLALGYLLTSGLQLIKKRCSPSTAMVLILLMMSLVGWKSVHLRHFARYHADGNSENSYRINKEHNLEVYALLKDSLPSDTVLFNCGGYNHIDAMFYTDFTAYSFVPSVEQMMELKQKGITCAAFDHPPLPPAILSDNQVIKINELLYY; this is encoded by the coding sequence ATGTCGATATTTCAAAATTTTACAGTTGGTCAACAGGTTGAATTTGTTTTTGCCGCTCTAATGATATTAATGAGCGGCTGGAGCTACATGAGACAGCGCGATGGACTCGCATTGCTGTTTTTGACTCTGGGAGGACTCCTTTTGCGAGTGGCTGTCATTTCATTTGATCCGTTTATTAATGAATGGGATGAACGATTTCATGCATTGGTGGCCAAAAACATGTTGGAGCATCCCTTCGTTCCTATGTTGATTAAGAATCCGGTGCTGGCCTTTGATTATACCGATTGGACGTCCAACCATGTTTGGCTTCACAACCCGCCTTTGTTTCTTTGGATTATTGCCCTGTCATATAAGGTTTTTGGGATAAATGAGATGGCATTACGCATACCTAGTCTGCTGATGAGCAGTCTGCTGATACCGATCATCTATCGCATGGGGCTGATCTGTGCGAATCGAGCTGTGGCCTATGCGGCGGCCTTTTTGTATTCGGTATCATTGTATTCACTTCTTTTGCTCACGGGTTTCATCAATCTGGATCACAATGATATTGCCTTTGTTTTCTTTGTTACTCTTTCTATCTGGTGTTTTTTCGAATACTGGACATCTAAGAAGTGGGTATGGCTGATTCCCCTGGGTGTGACTGCCGGTGCTGCGGCTCTGACAAAATGGCTGACAGGATTTTTGATTTTTGGAGGGTGGGGTATCGCCGTGCTCTGTGATGCGCAAGAACGAACTAAACCGTCGGCCTATCTGAAGATCGTGCTATCTTTCTTTTTTGGACTGTTCGTTTTTCTGCCGTGGCAAATTTATGCGATGAAAACCTATCCGGCGGAATACGCTTTTGTTCGTGAGTATTATACAATGCATGTGCAGCACGCGCTGGATGGTCACACGGGAACCATCTGGTTCCATTTTGATATGTTCAAAGAGCAGTATGGCCGAGTGGCTTATTATCTCATTATTCCGGCACTGATATTGTTTTTAATTAAACTTCGTAATCGGGGCCTAGCTGTGGCAGGTGGTTTCTGCATCGGGGTTGTGTATGTGTTCTTTTCTTTTTTCGTTAAAACCAAAATGTCCGGTTTCTGTTATATTGTTTGTAGTCTGATGTATCTTGCTCTTGGTTATCTTCTGACCTCAGGATTGCAATTGATTAAAAAGAGGTGCTCTCCATCCACTGCGATGGTGCTGATTCTATTGATGATGAGTCTGGTTGGATGGAAGTCTGTTCATTTGCGTCATTTTGCCAGATATCATGCCGATGGTAATTCAGAAAACAGCTATCGTATAAATAAGGAACACAATCTTGAGGTGTATGCCCTTTTGAAAGATTCCCTTCCCTCTGATACGGTCCTTTTTAATTGTGGCGGTTATAACCATATTGATGCGATGTTTTACACGGATTTCA